In 'Nostoc azollae' 0708, the following are encoded in one genomic region:
- a CDS encoding pilus assembly FimT family protein, with amino-acid sequence MVIVAIVGIFMAFSAPSYLAWSQRKKVDSALTSIEGAMKEAQRQAIAKSLTCNVTLNTSTLKITSTTSSSCLLTGDRELTSVALATSGTTIDFDYLGNSSTEITVVVSSSANPNFKKCLVLSKPLGLIRTGNYADNGTSSSNCSK; translated from the coding sequence GTGGTAATAGTAGCTATTGTCGGTATATTTATGGCTTTTTCTGCACCGAGTTACTTAGCATGGTCTCAGAGGAAAAAAGTGGATTCTGCACTAACTAGCATTGAGGGAGCTATGAAAGAAGCTCAAAGACAGGCAATAGCTAAATCATTAACTTGTAACGTAACATTGAATACATCTACCTTGAAAATTACAAGTACCACCAGTAGTAGCTGTCTTTTAACGGGCGATCGCGAACTAACCAGCGTAGCTCTTGCAACATCAGGTACTACAATTGATTTTGATTATTTAGGGAACAGCTCAACTGAGATCACAGTTGTTGTTTCTTCTTCTGCCAATCCTAACTTTAAAAAATGTCTAGTTTTATCTAAACCACTTGGCTTAATTAGAACTGGTAACTATGCTGATAATGGTACTAGTTCTAGCAATTGTAGCAAATAA
- a CDS encoding prepilin-type N-terminal cleavage/methylation domain-containing protein: MKSYIQKTLKSDVDVNKGFTLIELLVAAAIMSIVVALVGIAFVGILKQNRKAEFNSERRTNLNRALDYIANEVRMATTVAVPTASPTTTIYSGTGVLRLKVPVPNPASGSVYNSRLYTVVYYRSNSWTGWDSPNSIWRYSNVPNPVPIRSAAPLVTPTPNNVTTVPSPSPTSATTFDHNFLVDGIKTPATLPSCSTGLIGDGGFYACISTDGKQVDLYLYGKLSNNTNETETMEVKTTVFTRSAV; encoded by the coding sequence ATGAAATCTTACATACAAAAAACCCTCAAATCAGATGTTGATGTTAACAAAGGCTTTACTTTAATAGAATTATTAGTAGCAGCGGCAATAATGTCAATTGTAGTTGCTTTAGTTGGAATTGCATTTGTAGGAATACTGAAACAAAATCGAAAAGCAGAATTTAATAGTGAGCGTCGTACTAACTTAAATCGTGCCTTAGATTATATTGCTAACGAAGTTAGAATGGCAACAACAGTAGCTGTACCTACTGCATCTCCAACCACAACCATATATTCAGGTACAGGAGTTCTGCGCTTAAAAGTTCCTGTTCCTAATCCTGCAAGCGGTTCAGTATATAATTCTCGATTATATACTGTTGTTTACTATAGATCTAATAGCTGGACTGGGTGGGATTCGCCAAATTCAATTTGGCGTTATTCAAACGTTCCTAATCCTGTTCCTATTCGTTCTGCGGCTCCTCTTGTGACTCCTACGCCTAATAATGTTACTACAGTTCCTAGTCCCAGTCCTACTTCTGCTACTACCTTTGATCATAACTTTTTGGTGGATGGGATTAAAACTCCAGCGACACTCCCAAGTTGTTCAACAGGACTTATAGGTGACGGTGGCTTTTATGCTTGTATATCTACAGATGGAAAACAAGTTGATCTTTACTTGTATGGCAAATTATCAAATAATACAAATGAGACAGAGACAATGGAAGTTAAGACTACTGTATTTACTAGATCCGCCGTATAA